Genomic window (Kwoniella botswanensis chromosome 1, complete sequence):
AGTCGTTGATATGGGCAGCTTATGTTCATTCTTGTTTGCGTTAATGGCTTATAACTCATATGCATGTATCAGCTTGAAAGACCTGTGTTGCAAGGGATACGAACAAACATAACGCATTCTGTGAAGATGCCGCCGGTGTGAGAAAAAGACGATGACGAAAGGAGAGCAATAACTGTCATGACCTGACCTCGCCATAACATGTCCTCTGCCCTGAACCTACGAAAGATAACCCCTATCGCCCTAGCAGTAGAGGTGACAGTAAAGTTGCATGCAATCTTGTGACTGGGAAGACGGTAAACTCTACACATTTCCCATCACCTCTACTCTACCTTTCCCTTTGGTCTCGTTATTCACCAAATCCGTTATCGTACGGAAAGCGCTTGGGTTGATTTGAACAATCTACGACATCATCCATAGATCGTAATGTCAGCATGAGCTGAATACTCGGTCAAGGACTTTGACAGATGACAAGTGTCGAAATATCCACTCACAGCCTCCCACTCCTGacccatatcatcctcctccGTCTCCTCGACCTCTTTCATGATATTATCCTTTATCCTCTTGGCATCTTTTCCAGGCATCGTAATCCTAATTCTCATCCTGGCTCTTCTGATAGGTAAAGtactttcaccttcttcactacTCAGTTTCTTGATCAACTCTAATGCCTGGGCTTTGGCCGGTTTATCAGCCTTTACCGAGAATCCAATCTCAGACATGGTCTTTTCAATCATCCCCACAGTGTGTTTACGGTTCGTATTTGGGTCGACGGTCATTTCGCTGACTAACGTAGCGATTTCTCGAGATAGAGAGGATAATTGGTGGGAACGTTCGAGGTTGTTGATTTGGAGTTCACCTTTGCGCAGTATCTATTGGGCAGTAGATATGTATTAGCTTTGCTTCATCAAACGTTTTGATCATGATTAACATCCGAGATGAAACAGTTTGAGCGCAAATGATGATCCCAGGAGAAGGAAACTCTTCTCACCTCCTCGATCACCTTGTTCATATCGTCCGTCTGGAAACATTTCGtccaatcatccttcttcgctaCCAATCCCTTCGGCACATTGGTGAATATCTGTTCTATCTGTAATACTTCGGATAAATCGGTTTCACTGCGAAAGCATCGAGTTGATCAGcaatcaccatcttcttctcaccagTAAGAGGGAAGATCCGTGATTATCTCTCGTCTATTGCTCCTTCCCATAAAAGAGACTACTCACACTCCTGATCGGAACTCGGATACTTTATTCTGATAGCAAGCGATCTAGTGACAGTCTTTAGTGTTTATCCTTTTCATTGCGGAGCCATGTGTTAAACAgctcgactcacctcgaaCCTCTTAccacccttcttcatcctcactatACTGACATTGGTAAGTCTGGTTGATCAGAAACGATCAGTCGGATATCCTTCCGGTGTACGGCTCAACTTGGCTCACTTTATCTGCGTTCCCGGTTGTTTATTCATCTTTGTCTAGCTGTGCACACCGGGTCTAGTATGAACAGTAATTTGACTGGAGTATGAGTTGATCAGAGAGATGTAAAAGATTGTTGTTGACAAAGCAGGAAAGGAATTCCGAAAAAAATCAGTGCTTTCCTTTCCTTAGACGTCATCGTGAGGAATTTGTATGGAGATGCAGAGGTACATCCGTGGGAAAGTATGGCTACGGTGAGAGATGAGGAGTAAGGGCAACGTAGACGAGATGTGGTGGATAAAGCATATGTGTTATGTATATAACATCTTCATAAGCATCATACATTAACGCTCAATTATTGACAGGAGGCGACATAACGACTAGATCAGCAGCGCGATGCAAATATAGAAAGAACGATCAGAGCGATCAGAACGATATAAAAAACTATATAGAATTCATAATAGGAGAAGATAACAATGAAGGTGTTCGAGAATGACATAACGTTCGAGTGAGTACTCCATATGActatatagatatatatcgaTGTTCCACCATTGACAACAATCTTCTATAGCTTCTCACCTATTCAAACCCTCTCTGCGCTACACCGTAAATACCCAAATCCATTTGCCACCCACGTCTACTCTGTAGACACGATAAATAGGAGTATAGATCCAGATACGGGCATACTCAGATCAGAGAGGTTGATAGGTGTACAGCAGGGTGCACCCAAATGGATAACCAAGGTGGGTACTCCTTCAGCATTATAATTTCCaaatgtactgtactgcaCTAGATTTATACATTTATACTGACGTCTCGTTTTTAGCTATTCCATCTACCTCCTACGGCATACGTGAGAGAAGTCGTGTTTGTAGATCCATTCAATACATCAGCGACGATGATGTCCGTCAATCTAAGCTTAGCTCAATACGTGTAAgtaatcatcttcaaccaaATCTTGATCTGAAGATACTCACGGTCGAATATCGTACTATACTGATGATAAGAAAACCAATTAGATCATGCCTCGAACTCATCAATTACCTACCATCGCCTTCCAACCCCTCAGTGACAGAGTTCAAACAACGAGCTTTGTTGATATCTGGTTTCCCGACGCGGATGATAGCTAGGAGGATTGAGCAGGCGAGTCTGGATAGGTTCAAGAGCAACGCGGGTAtagggaagaaaggatttGAATGGGTTTTGCAAGGTGGTGATCAGGCGAGTTTACCTAGACCGACGTTAGACTAGGGAAATGGGTGGGTCTGGTAGTGTATCTCCTGAGAGTGACGTGAACTTTCAACTGTGTGGAGGGATGAGCTTGTTGGTTGACGAAGAAAACCAAGAGGACAAGATTCAACATATTTCGGGCAATATGACAGGTTGTAGACATCATCGCAGTGCAAGGAAAAGGAGTGACGAAACGAATTTGTATACGTAGAAATGATCATTAGATAGAACTTGCTTCAATATGTCATCACAATTCAACTTGACAATGTGTGGGACGAGGCCTTCAATCAGCAGCTCTCAATGATCAACCTGAATCCGAGGAATTGTGATTGATGCATGATTGTCTACTTGGACATGATTGACGAGGAGTGGTTAATTGTGGTTCTATATGGATATTATAATTGAGTACTATGATACACTAATTAAAGTCTACAATATATGCTACAGACAAGATATATGCTACAGACGAATAGAGGTGGGTGGTTTTTACACGTATACACGTGGTAGAGATCTAAAAATCAGCATCGGTCCTGAATACCCTTCTTGACAATCGCTCATCTCCACCTTTCtcaggtaaagaaggtgtACCAGATCGAGAGACATTGGCGAGTTGATAGGATGATACTCGAGATTCGAAAAAATCTGCGAGAGAAAACACGATCAGTCTGCTAAATACGCTGACTGTTTGCGGCTggaaatcactcacttgctTTGCCTTGTAGCGAAATCAATTCCATCCAATCGAATGGGTTCTTGGCATGATACATCTTGGAATAACCGAGATCGACTATCAATCGATCGGCGACGTATTCGATGTATTGACACATCAACTGACAGGGAGCATTCACGTCAATGTCCGATTCAAGTAACAAGGATATCCTCAAGATATGaaggtcactcacatccgCATTAATCCCAATCAGAGCACAGGGTAAAGCATCGGTCAAGAATTCTTTTTCGATGACCACTGCTTCTGTGACTATGTTAtgtacttcttcttcagagcATCGGTGTTTTAGGTGATTGTACAGCTGTTGCACAATTATGATCAGTTACTCGCAGCATCTCAAACGTGAAGTTAATAGCGGACTTACCAGACATGCGAAATCCTGTTCATTAAGATTCAGGATAGTCAGCTTATGCGA
Coding sequences:
- a CDS encoding SBDS family rRNA metabolism protein, which codes for MNKQPGTQIKLTNVSIVRMKKGGKRFEIACYQNKVSEFRSGVETDLSEVLQIEQIFTNVPKGLVAKKDDWTKCFQTDDMNKVIEEILRKGELQINNLERSHQLSSLSREIATLVSEMTVDPNTNRKHTVGMIEKTMSEIGFSVKADKPAKAQALELIKKLSSEEGESTLPIRRARMRIRITMPGKDAKRIKDNIMKEVEETEEDDMGQEWEAIVQINPSAFRTITDLVNNETKGKGRVEVMGNV